The Lepus europaeus isolate LE1 chromosome 5, mLepTim1.pri, whole genome shotgun sequence genome includes the window TAGGCTTTAGGTGTTATGCAGACTTGTTCATATACCAGACTAACTTGTATTCATTATAAATATCTGATTGATAGAAATACacttgaaagaaattttaaacagTATTCAGTAGATTCTTGTCCAAACACCCAAAATAGCAAGCTTTTGTGGcagatttcttcttttaatgaTGGTGATATATTTTCAGCATAACTTTAGGTAACTGATTACTGATTACAAACACTGTAGCCAAGTAGGGATTTTCTAATCTAGGTGTATGGGTAAAAAAGTAACATATGATGGACCATTcttaaagaagtttaaaaatatgatagGTAGAATCAAGCCAAGATAATCCACTCATAAAAAATACAGTCAAAATATCAGATTTACTCtgttgaactatttttaaaaacaaaaaaattctttctcataCATGATAAAGAATGAATGATATCTtgcttttattcttaaaattcataATTATTGAAAgtgactgaattttaaaaatcaccctCTAATGACACTGTAGAACATAGtggcatatattttaaaatgtaatacataCCTTTGTCACAGAAACAGGAGATAAACATGTCTGGCCACCGGCGCTGAAATTGCAGAAAACCTCAATAGCATCTGAAGGGCATCCAAGATTTGGGTCAATCcagtattttcctttatttatagtAAAACACAAAGTTAGTTAAATGCCATGCTAAAATATATCAACTTTATATATGATCATAGtcttttctgttaaaaaatggaagatcataaatatatttacatttagtgAATGGACAAAAGCTGTAAGCATTATGTAAAATTGGTGTAGATACTATTATATTTTCACATACCTATCAATTTAAGGGCATTTCATAATTTACTGCTTCAAACCACTCACAGCAGCTCAGCAACTCAAACTGAATAGTTAATAGAAAAGCTAGTTAATATAGTATTTGTGTAATTTCTCTTCTATATCATTACAGagtttaaaatcaatatttttgttttgaaacaaaTTTCTGTCACTCCCAGGAACAATACATCTTTATGAGTAATACTGataattgaaataaatataaataatttttgctttgagaaagaaaatcaattaaaCAGTCATTAGTTTTGTCCTTTATTCTTCAGATTTGATAGTGGGGAAAATTGAAATCCCTACAACTGATATAAGCCTGCCAACCTTTGCCTTCATGAAGTGCCCAGGAGGATAAAAAGGGGTCTAAAGTCACACTACAGGAAATACTTAAAGGCACTGAGCTAGCATCTTTATGCCAGAAAACAGACTAGAAAAATTGAAACAGTATCTTATTCCAAGTTCAGAGCATAGGAACTTTTGAATGAGGCAGCCCTGCTTTCTTGTATTAAAAAAGCAAGATGatcacatgtttttgtttttttttgatgttttcaAATGTCATTTCCTGTGTAAATAAGAGATTCCCATTCATTTCACTCTGAGCCCAGAATGAATATTCTTCTGAGGGGAGGGGAATGCCTGGCCTGTTGGCCAGAAAGGCCCTGCCACaacaaccacaggtgggacttgaaattcagtaaaattgCAGCAGGCTGGTTTTGTTAACGATTTTACTTAAGGTACACAAAttcaatgtatttcatatacacagatttaggaacacagtgatacttcccactctaccctccctcccacacacactctccccttcttcctcctccctctcctattcccactcttaatttttacaaagatctactttcagtttactttatattcataagattaaccctacattaattaaagagttcaacaaatagtatgaagaaaaaacactgttcctcaacagtagagacaagggctgtaaatgatcatcaaatcccaaaatgtcaattttactcctcctatacattacattttaggtattctgttCGTTAAAACAGATCAGGGAAACGATATGGTatctgtccttttgggactggcttatttcactaagtataatggtttccatttgtatccattttgttataaacaataagatttcattttttagcactgtgtagtattccatggtgtaaatatcccataatttctttatctagtcttcacttgattccatatcttagctattgttaattgagctgcaatgaacatgggggtacagataactctttgatctgctgattttattttattttatttgacaggtagagctaaagacagtgagagagagagacagagagaaaggtcttccttccattggttcactccccaaatggccgctatggctggtgctgcaccaatctgaagccaggagccgggtgcttcttcccggtctcccatgcgggtgcaggggcccaagcacttgggccatcctccactaccctcctgggccacgatCTGCTGATATTATTttgtttaggtaaattcccaggagtggcattGCTGGGTTACAtagtagatttattttcatatttctgaggtatctgcatgctgtcttccacaatggctccaccagtttacattctcacctaCAGTGGACAAatgtaccttttcctccacaacctcaccagcatttactgtttgttgatttctgtatcagaaccattctaactggagtaaggtgaaacctcactgtggttttcatttgcatttctctgacaacTAGttatcctaagcattttttcatgtatctgttggccatttgaatttcctgttttgaaaaatgtcatccAAGTCTTTTGTggatttcttaactggattgtttgctttgttgttgagattcttgagctctctatagattctgtatattaacccttttcagttgcattgtttgcaaatatttcctcccattctgttggtaaCCTCTTTACTTTGCTTAATGTTTCTTTTGAAGGGCAGAAGCATCTTTGCATGATGTAATCCCACTAgcctattttggctttgattgcctgtacttctgtggtcttttccaagaagtctttgcctatgttaatgtcttgcagaatttccccaatgttctctagtaatttgatggtatcaggttgtagatttaggtctttgaaccactttgagtggatttatgtaaggtgtaagataggaatctcacttcatacttctgcatgcagagattcagttttcccagtaccatttgttgaggagactgtccttgtttctgggattgattttagttcctttgtcaaagataagttggttgtagatgcatggattgatttctggagtttctattctattccacaGGTCTACACATCTTTTtctgccagtaccaggctcttttgatgaTAACTTCCCTGAAGGATGTCtggaaatttggtattgtgatgcctctggctatgtttttgttgtataagattgctttagctatttgggatcttttgtgcttccatatgcattttatcattgcttttttttagatctgagaagaatgaccttggtattttgattgttattgcattgaatctgtaaattgcttttagtagtagggacattttgatattaattcttccaatcaatgaacaaggaatattttcccattttttatctTTCCTattcatttaatgttttataattttcatcatagagatctttgacttacttggttaaatttattctaaggtatttaattatttttatagttattatgaatgtgattgatcttggaagttctttctcagccatggcattgtctattatacaaaggctattgatttttgtgtgttaatttcataTACTGCCACTTGACCAAactctcttagtggagtcttttggatctgctatatatagaatcatgtcatctgcaaatagggatagtttgacttcctcctttctaatttgtatccctttgatttctttttcttgccttttggctctggataaaacttccatggttatattgaatagcagtggtgagagtgggcatccttgtctggttccagatcttagtggaatgcttccaacctttccccactcaataagatgctggctgtgggtttgtcatagattgcctggATTGTGTTGAGGATTATTCCTTCtagacccaatttgcttaaggttttcatcataaaaggatgttgtattttataaaatacattctcTGTATCTACTGAAATAATCacttggtttttgttcttcagtttgtttattgatttgcgaataggctaatttttaagttgatattttTGTGTGGCCTGCaacgatgttataaatatccaaatagacCCTGGAAGAAAAAAGATTCCCCACTCCTGCCTCATCCTGGTATTCTTTCAACTTTTAGATCATCTTCGAGTGTTTTTCTCTCTACTATTCCACGAATCCTTCAAAGTGCTTATTTGCTGAACTGGTAGTTCCAAACATAAGGACTGTCCTCTGTTGTAGTGTTTCTCAAATATGTGTGTGCAACAAACCTCCCGTTGAAGCACACatcctgggccccagcacacatcctgggccccaccccctaGATTGCTGATTCATTAAGGCTAGGATGGGGCTTTAGGATCTGCAATTCTAATGAAATCTAATTCTGGTTCAGGGACCACATCTGCGGAGCCACAAATTCATTGAAACATTGAAGCAAGGAGTGAAGGAGTTCTGCCTGGTTTAGTCTGGTTTCCTCTGAATTCtgaacatggtatagtttgtagAGACCACTGCTGGATTTTCTCACCAGAATCTGATGCGGGCTTCCTGTCTCATTTAATGGGATGAACACATATATTTATTCATCGTCTCTTTTCTTCCAAAGAAAtacttttctccttctctgtgagcttcttcatttttttttttttatgaaaagtttTCCATTAAGCAAACTCTCATTGTTATGTGCAGTGAAATGCTTTGAATTCAGGCATTGTGTTGCAATATGGTGAACTGGTCTGGGCTTCATAGTAATTTCTTTCAGGTGATACTGTGAGCTGTACATAAAGTCCTATACCATAATATAATTTCTATGAGCCCACAGGGTCCAATTCAAAAAGGCCTTGCAGTGGGGACACTGCTTCCCAGCAGCCCTTTGAAGTTCTGCCATAGCTCCTAAGCCTTGTGTCTGGTGGTAGAAAGGTGTCTTTGTTGCTCTTCATTGCTACCTCCAGGCCATTTCcactttctctttaaaaacattcCATGTTGAATTTACTATCATCATGTTATATTACCCATTACCTCATCCTGGTGCAATTGTGGGGTATTTTTcttagaagattttatttcttggtttgctatcactctctcttttttttttttaacatttatttatttatttgaaagtcagagttacagagagaaggagaggcagaggagagagagagagagagagagagagagagagagagagagagaggtcttcaatctgctggttcattcctcagatggctgcaatggctggagctgtgctgatctgaagccaggagccaggtgcttcttccaggtcccccacacaggtgcaggggcccaaggacttaggccatcttctactactttcccaggccatagcagagagctgggattcaggagcttcctttgggtctcccacagggtgcaggggcccaagcactttggacatcttctgctgctttttttttttctttttttgataggaACCAAGCTTTATTATCGATGATTAAGGAGCACAGGAGAGTGAAGCTCTCATGAGTGGAGGGCCTGCCACTTGTCCAAGGGACCACGATTGGGGATGTACTTGACCCCACAGCCATCCTGCATGAGCCGCTTCTCCGCCACCATGTCTTCAAATTCATCCACGTTAAACTTGGTAAAGCCCCACTTCTTTGAGATGTGGATCTTCTGGCGGCCAGGGAACTTGAACTTGGCCCTGCGTAGGGCCTCAACCACATGTTCCTTGTTCTGCAGCTTGGTGCGGATGGACATGATGACTTGGCCAATGTGAACTCTGGCTACTGTGCCTTGGGGCTTTCCAAAAGCACCCCGCACACCTGTCTGCGGCCTGTCAGCACCAGCACAGGACAACATCTTGTTGATTTGGATGACATGGAAGGGGTGGAGCCGCACTCGGATATGAAAGCCATCTTTGCCACAGCTTTTTACCATGTATTTGTTGGCACAAATACGGGCAGCCTCCAGGGCTTCAGAAGAGAGCTGCTCATACTCATCCGACACCATGTGGCCACACAGTGGAAACTCATCCACTTTTGCCTTCTTCTGGCCCAGATCAAAGATACGAATCTTGGCATCAGGGACACCTTGGCAGAAACGAGACTTAGGGTACGGCTTGTTCTTACAATACCGGTAACACCGGGCGGGGCGGCAGCCCATGGTGACACCAGGGTCTTCGGTGGCGTGCCGAAGGAAAAAGAGCTGCTGCTTTTCtaagtgcattagaagggagctggatcagaattagagcaagtgggacttgaactggtacccatatgggttgctggcatggcaggcagcagcttaacgtgctgtgtcacagtgccggcccctatatatttttcccctttatttatttatttaaaaaaattttatttaaggtatacaaatttcatatatttcatttgtacagattcagaacatagtgatactttccaccttaccctccctcctgcccacactcctacccttcttcctcttctcccttaTAGTCTCATTCATACttcttttttacaaagatctatttttagtaactttatactcatgagattaaccctacattaagtaaagagttcaacaaatagtatgaagagaataAAACACTCTtccagtagagacaagagctgttaaaGATCATCctatcttaaagtgtcaatttcattcctatagtttaccttttggtactctattagttactacagaccAGGGAGATCCTAAGGTATTTGTCTTCTTGAggctggcttgtttcactaagtacaatggtttccagtcgtatctattttgttgcaaatgatagtatttcattttttttaaaaaaaaaagacttatgtatgtatgaatcagagttacagagagagaaggagagtgaacTCTATGACTTTATGTTGTCAGCATTAGTGGTCCTGAATTCCCAAGTTCTGGTAGGTTATTCTACCAATCCAATGGTCAGTCctaactattttaatttttaacacaaAGCAAATTACATCTATATAGGGATGAGGTGGCATCAGAAGTATGCCCTCTTGTAAGAGTATTCTGTTTTTGATTACATTAAAATGGCTTTTGTCAGggttttattaaaatgtctaaGATTTTGGATGATAcatagcaaatttttttttttttgaaaggcagagtggatagtgagagagagagacagagagaagggtcttcctttttgccgttggttcaccctccaatggtcgctgcggccggcgcattgtgctgatccgaagccaggagccaggcgcttctcccggtctcccatgcaggtgcagggcccaaggacttgggccatcctccactgcactccctggccacagcagggagctggtctggaagaggggcaaccgggacagaatccggtgccccaaccgggactagaacctggtgtgccagcgccgcaaggcggagaattagcctgttaggcCACGGCGTCGGCCCATAGCAAATCTTAAATGCACTGGAATGATGAAATGAAATTAGACAACAGAGTTTGAGGAACCAAGAACTTACCATCTGATACTTTGTGTTCACAGTTGAGCAAATCTTTGCAGATTCGTGCTGGGTTATCTCTTGTGCCAAGAGGATTCTTGATGCTGTGCAGTAAATTGCTAAGGTAGTTCAGAGTTTTGAATATCTCTGCACTGTGGTCGATTAAAGTCACTTCAGTAttctggtagctctgccaagtcATCATAAgaatcaaataagcaaaaaaagcCCCTAATGACCAACATGGATCaaggcaaaagaaaaatgtatttctacTGTGTATAGTGAGTTGGGGGTAAGATGTAAAAACAGTTTACATTAAGCatacacatttgtatatatttaattgaACTTGATGCTAAATAAAGAGGGTAAAATAACACTTGAAAGTTTAGTTTTCAGGCTGACATAAGACTTGAAGATTCACCATGTCTACtgtgtaagttttttttaaattttttttttaatttttttttttattttttgacaggcagagtggacagtgttagagagagatagagagaaaggtattcctttgccgttggttcaccctccaatggccgccgcggtaggtgcgctgctaccggcgcaccgctctgatccgatggcaggagccaggtgcttctcctggtctcccatggggtgcagggcccaagcacttggagcatcctccactgcactccctggccacagcagagagctggcctggaagaagggcaaccgggacaggatcggtgccccgactgggactagaacccggtgtgtcggcgccgcaaggtggaggattagcctagtgagccgtaagttttttaaaattacacattGAATAAtcagtttaaataaaataaatggtgaTGACAGATTCCATTTTAATAAGCATGGCTAACTTCATTAACTATTTGCTTCAATAATATAAAAATCCTCACAGACAAATCCTTTaacagtatcatttttttttgttttaaaagtttgccTTAGAAAACATcctatgcatatatatttgtttaatcATACCAAAAGTATTTACTATGCTCTTGAAATAGCTTCatattctgtgtcttttaaatacaACCTTTGTGATAAATCCACATTTTTGCCTCCAAAAATTTTTCTCTGTTCAATTTGTATCTTGAGAATGCCAATCTAAGTGAAGCCGGATATATTACCTCCATCTGTAGGGCAGCATTTGATTCAATCAAGGCTTGAATAGCAGCATTGATATCCATTGGTTTCTGTGTAAAACAAAACCATTCAAGATCAGCAATAAGCTCAACACTGAGTGCTCTACAGCAAAGGTTGTAAACTGTGAAAGCACTGTTGTTAAAGAATACTAGACTTGTCGTCTGAATGGGGTTTGCAGCTCTTAGGGTTGGGCAGATCTTGCAAATATTGCCTGGCCATCGGAAAAGACAAAATGCTGCCTTAATCCAAATCTAAAAGGTCTCCTAATTAAAACAGCATCAAAATTTAAAGccctcaaatgaaaaaatacttgTCTCTGCTACAggataacacatacacacacactaagtTACTCaactggaagaagaaagaaatctgatCCTCTCAGTTAATAAATTGTAAAGTGAAGAATAAATAACGGTAGTAATTTTTAACAGTTATATTCTTGgaaggaaaatagaataaaattctaCTGTCCTGAGGTAGTCACCACATTAGTTTAATCTGATACCTCTGCGGTCTTAAAAACAATTTCTGCAGTTGGAAAAAGTACCATTAGTCCCAAAAGAAATAACACAGCCTGAGTCCGATCTCCTCCTGTAtttaataaaagatatttttagagAAAGACTCAGCACAACCATTAGTGAACAtttttggtaatttaaaaaaaattagcttggAAAGTGAGAAGCTTGAGTTGGGAGAAGGTACTGGGAAGTGGCATCTGTGTAAAGGAACCCAGCCATCTGATTGCTTTCAGAATGACTGTCCTGCTAAGGTATCTTTTTACTTGGATGTCCACATAACAGAGACTGTTTTCAACAGAACTCTTATAACTTATGGCTGGTAATCTGAACTATTTAAAATGATGGAACaatcaataaaatatacttttcctTGCCTCCCATGTGTTTTTCATATTGGGAAAGAACTGACTCATTGTATATATGCAGATCTACAGATAGATGTAATCACCTTGCATAGAGGCTGTGAGACATGGCTattcaagaaacagaaaaggtTACCGTAAATATTCTCTTCAGATTAAATAATTTTGATCA containing:
- the LOC133760831 gene encoding large ribosomal subunit protein uL16-like yields the protein MGCRPARCYRYCKNKPYPKSRFCQGVPDAKIRIFDLGQKKAKVDEFPLCGHMVSDEYEQLSSEALEAARICANKYMVKSCGKDGFHIRVRLHPFHVIQINKMLSCAGADRPQTGVRGAFGKPQGTVARVHIGQVIMSIRTKLQNKEHVVEALRRAKFKFPGRQKIHISKKWGFTKFNVDEFEDMVAEKRLMQDGCGVKYIPNRGPLDKWQALHS